A section of the Pseudomonas sp. FP453 genome encodes:
- the hemN gene encoding oxygen-independent coproporphyrinogen III oxidase codes for MLDAIRWDTDLIHRYDLAGPRYTSYPTAVQFDSQVGTFDLLHALRESRKASRPLSLYVHVPFCANICYYCACNKVITKDRGRAHAYLQRLEQEIQLVACHLDPKQPVEQLHFGGGTPTFLSHDELRQVMGCLRKHFNLLDDDSGDYGIEIDPREADWATMGLLRELGFNRVSIGLQDLDPEVQRAVNRLQSLEETRAVIDAARTLQFRSINIDLIYGLPKQTPLNFARTVEEVIKLQPDRLSVFNYAHLPERFMPQRRINTDDLPSPAEKLLMLQTTIEQLTQAGYRYIGMDHFALPDDELAIAQEEGTLQRNFQGYTTHGHCDLIGLGVSAISQIGDLYCQNTSDLNVYQNTLASAQLAASRGLVCTTDDRLRREVIQQLICNFSLAFDKVEQAFNIDFRGYFDEIWPQLEAMAADGLIELDAQGIRVLPAGRLLVRSVCMVFDAYLEHQNRQRFSRVI; via the coding sequence ATGCTCGACGCCATTCGTTGGGACACCGATCTGATTCACCGCTACGACTTGGCGGGGCCGCGCTACACGTCCTACCCCACCGCCGTACAATTCGACAGCCAGGTCGGCACGTTCGACCTGCTCCACGCCCTGCGCGAGAGCCGCAAGGCCTCAAGGCCGTTGTCGCTGTATGTGCATGTGCCGTTCTGCGCGAACATCTGCTACTACTGCGCCTGCAACAAGGTCATCACCAAGGACCGTGGCCGCGCCCATGCCTACCTGCAGCGGCTGGAGCAGGAAATCCAACTGGTGGCCTGCCACCTCGACCCGAAACAGCCAGTGGAACAGCTGCACTTCGGCGGCGGCACCCCGACCTTTCTCAGCCACGACGAACTGCGCCAAGTCATGGGCTGCCTGCGCAAGCACTTCAATCTGCTCGACGATGACTCCGGCGACTACGGCATCGAGATCGACCCGCGCGAAGCGGACTGGGCCACCATGGGCCTGTTGCGCGAGCTGGGCTTCAACCGCGTGAGCATTGGCCTGCAAGACCTCGACCCCGAGGTACAACGGGCAGTCAACCGCCTGCAAAGCCTGGAAGAAACCCGCGCCGTCATCGATGCCGCGCGCACCCTGCAATTTCGCTCGATCAACATCGACCTGATCTATGGCCTGCCCAAGCAAACCCCGCTCAACTTTGCACGCACCGTGGAAGAAGTGATCAAGCTGCAACCCGACCGCCTGTCGGTGTTCAACTACGCCCACCTGCCGGAGCGCTTCATGCCGCAGCGGCGGATCAACACCGACGACCTGCCCTCCCCGGCGGAAAAGCTGCTGATGCTGCAAACCACCATCGAACAGCTGACCCAGGCCGGCTACCGCTATATCGGCATGGACCACTTCGCCCTGCCGGACGACGAACTGGCCATCGCCCAGGAAGAAGGCACCTTGCAACGCAACTTCCAGGGCTACACCACCCATGGCCATTGCGACCTGATCGGGCTGGGGGTCTCGGCCATCAGCCAGATCGGCGACCTGTACTGCCAGAACACCAGCGACCTCAACGTTTACCAGAACACCTTGGCCAGCGCGCAACTGGCCGCCAGCCGGGGCTTGGTGTGCACCACGGACGATCGCTTGCGCCGGGAAGTGATCCAGCAGTTGATCTGCAATTTCAGCCTGGCATTCGACAAGGTCGAACAGGCCTTCAACATCGATTTTCGCGGGTATTTCGACGAGATCTGGCCGCAACTTGAGGCGATGGCCGCCGATGGCCTGATCGAACTGGATGCCCAGGGCATTCGCGTGTTGCCAGCCGGGCGCCTGCTGGTGCGCTCGGTGTGCATGGTGTTCGATGCCTACCTGGAGCACCAGAATAGGCAGCGGTTTTCACGGGTGATTTGA
- the fnr gene encoding fumarate/nitrate reduction transcriptional regulator Fnr, which translates to MSEPVKLRAHSQAHCKDCSLAPLCLPLSLNLEDMDALDDIVKRGRPLKKGEFLFRQGDKFDSVYAVRSGALKTFSLSDSGEEQITGFHLPSELVGLSGMDTEIHPVSAQALETTSVCEIPFERLDELALQLPQLRRQLMRVMSREIRDDQQMMLLLSKKTADERIATFLVNLSARFRARGFSANQFRLSMSRNEIGNYLGLAVETVSRVFTRFQQNELIAAEGKEVHILDPIQLCALAGGSLEG; encoded by the coding sequence ATGTCCGAGCCAGTTAAACTGCGCGCTCACAGCCAGGCTCATTGCAAGGATTGCAGCCTGGCCCCCCTCTGCTTGCCACTTTCGCTGAATTTGGAAGACATGGATGCGCTGGACGACATCGTTAAACGCGGCCGCCCGCTGAAAAAAGGCGAGTTCCTGTTTCGCCAGGGCGACAAGTTCGATTCCGTCTATGCAGTACGTTCCGGCGCGTTGAAGACGTTCAGCCTGAGCGACAGCGGCGAAGAGCAGATCACCGGCTTCCACCTGCCCAGCGAACTGGTGGGGCTGTCCGGCATGGACACCGAGATTCATCCGGTGTCGGCCCAGGCGCTGGAGACGACGTCGGTGTGCGAAATCCCTTTCGAACGCCTCGACGAACTGGCCCTGCAATTGCCGCAGCTGCGCCGTCAGCTGATGCGCGTGATGAGCCGCGAGATCCGTGACGATCAACAAATGATGTTGCTACTGTCGAAAAAAACCGCCGACGAACGCATCGCTACCTTCCTCGTCAACCTGTCCGCACGCTTCCGCGCCCGGGGCTTCTCGGCCAACCAGTTCCGCCTGAGCATGTCGCGCAATGAAATCGGCAACTACCTGGGCCTCGCGGTAGAAACCGTGTCCCGCGTATTTACCCGCTTCCAGCAGAACGAACTGATCGCCGCCGAGGGCAAGGAAGTGCATATCCTCGACCCGATCCAGCTCTGTGCGCTGGCCGGTGGCTCCCTCGAGGGCTGA
- a CDS encoding adenine phosphoribosyltransferase has product MIADSFDIKSLIRPVIDFPKPGVIFRDITPLFQSPRALRLVADTFAQRYVEADFSHIGAMDARGFLIGSIIAYQLNKPLILFRKQGKLPADVLAEGYQTEYGEAFLEVHADSLCEGDSVLMFDDLIATGGTLIAAANLVRRMGAKIFEAAAIIDLPELGGSQRLEDMGIPTFCLTQFALTER; this is encoded by the coding sequence ATGATCGCTGATTCGTTCGACATCAAATCCCTGATCCGCCCTGTCATCGACTTCCCCAAGCCTGGGGTGATCTTTCGTGACATCACGCCGCTGTTCCAATCGCCCCGCGCCCTGCGCCTGGTGGCCGATACCTTTGCCCAGCGGTATGTCGAAGCCGACTTCAGCCACATCGGCGCGATGGATGCGCGGGGCTTCCTGATCGGTTCGATCATCGCCTATCAATTGAACAAACCGCTGATCCTGTTCCGCAAGCAGGGCAAACTGCCGGCCGACGTGCTGGCCGAGGGTTACCAGACCGAATACGGCGAAGCCTTCCTGGAAGTGCACGCCGACAGCCTGTGTGAAGGCGACTCGGTGCTGATGTTCGATGACCTGATCGCCACGGGCGGGACCTTGATTGCTGCGGCGAACCTGGTGCGGCGTATGGGCGCGAAGATTTTTGAAGCGGCGGCGATTATTGACTTGCCGGAGCTGGGTGGCTCGCAGCGCTTGGAAGATATGGGGATTCCGACGTTTTGTTTGACGCAGTTTGCCCTCACTGAAAGGTAA
- a CDS encoding acyl-CoA dehydrogenase family protein, whose translation MSAYQDYFDPSHQLVRDSVRRFVERELLPGIEQWEEAERFPRELYLKAGAAGILGIGYPEALGGSHEGDLFAKVAASEELMRCGSGGVVAGLGSLDIGLPPVVKWARPEVRERVVPLVLAGEKIIALAVTEPGGGSDVANLQTRAIRDGDYYRVSGSKTFITSGIRADFYTVAVRTGGPGFAGISLLLIEKNTPGFTVGQPLKKMGWWSSDTAELFFDDCRVPVGNLIGAENMGFACIMGNFQSERLALALMANMTAQMALEESLKWAAQREAFGKPIGKFQVLKHRLAEMATAVEVSREFTYRQAAKMAAGKSVIKEISMAKNLATDTADRVTYDAVQILGGQGYMRGSLVERLYRDNRILSIGGGTREVMNEIISKQMGL comes from the coding sequence ATGTCTGCCTATCAGGACTACTTCGACCCCAGCCACCAATTGGTCCGCGACAGCGTGCGCCGTTTTGTCGAGCGCGAGCTGCTGCCGGGCATCGAGCAATGGGAGGAGGCCGAGCGCTTTCCCCGCGAGCTGTACCTCAAGGCCGGCGCGGCGGGGATACTGGGTATCGGCTATCCCGAAGCCCTCGGCGGCAGCCATGAAGGTGATCTGTTCGCCAAGGTCGCGGCCAGCGAGGAGTTGATGCGCTGTGGCTCCGGCGGTGTGGTGGCGGGGCTCGGTTCGCTGGATATCGGCCTGCCGCCCGTCGTCAAATGGGCACGGCCCGAGGTGCGCGAACGCGTGGTGCCGTTGGTGCTGGCGGGCGAGAAGATCATCGCCCTGGCCGTCACCGAACCGGGCGGCGGTTCCGATGTGGCCAACCTGCAAACCCGCGCCATTCGTGATGGCGACTACTACCGGGTCAGCGGCAGCAAGACCTTTATCACCAGCGGCATCCGCGCCGACTTCTATACGGTCGCCGTACGCACCGGCGGGCCGGGTTTTGCCGGCATCAGCCTGCTCCTCATCGAAAAAAACACCCCCGGTTTCACCGTCGGCCAGCCCTTGAAGAAAATGGGCTGGTGGTCGTCGGACACGGCTGAATTGTTCTTCGACGATTGCCGGGTGCCCGTAGGCAACTTGATCGGTGCCGAGAACATGGGCTTTGCCTGCATCATGGGCAACTTCCAGAGCGAACGCCTGGCCCTGGCGTTGATGGCCAACATGACGGCGCAGATGGCCCTGGAGGAAAGCCTCAAGTGGGCGGCCCAGCGTGAAGCGTTCGGCAAGCCCATCGGCAAATTCCAGGTGCTCAAGCACCGGTTGGCAGAAATGGCCACGGCGGTGGAAGTCTCGCGGGAATTCACCTATCGCCAGGCGGCGAAGATGGCGGCGGGCAAGAGTGTGATCAAGGAGATTTCCATGGCCAAGAACCTGGCGACCGACACGGCGGATCGGGTCACTTATGACGCGGTGCAGATCCTGGGCGGGCAGGGGTATATGCGCGGCAGCCTGGTGGAGCGGCTGTATCGCGACAATCGCATCCTGTCGATTGGTGGGGGGACGCGGGAGGTGATGAACGAGATCATCAGCAAGCAGATGGGACTGTAG
- the recR gene encoding recombination mediator RecR codes for MSFSPLIRQLIDALRTLPGVGQKTAQRMALQLLERDRSGGTRLAQALSQAMTGVGHCRQCRTLTEEDLCPQCADPRRDDTLLCVVEGPMDVYAVEQTGYRGRYFVLKGHLSPLDGLGPEAIGIPQLVARIAEQGTFTEVILATNPTVEGEATAHYIAQLLTNKGLITSRIAHGVPLGGELELVDGGTLAHSFAGRKPIAL; via the coding sequence ATGAGCTTCAGCCCCCTGATTCGCCAACTGATCGACGCCCTGCGCACCTTGCCCGGCGTCGGCCAGAAAACCGCCCAGCGCATGGCGCTGCAACTGCTGGAGCGTGACCGCAGTGGTGGCACCCGGTTGGCCCAGGCCCTGAGCCAGGCCATGACCGGCGTCGGCCACTGCCGCCAGTGCCGCACCCTCACCGAAGAAGACCTCTGCCCGCAATGCGCCGACCCGCGCCGCGACGACACGCTGCTGTGCGTGGTGGAAGGGCCGATGGATGTGTACGCAGTGGAGCAGACCGGTTATCGCGGGCGCTACTTTGTGCTCAAGGGCCACCTCTCGCCGCTGGACGGTTTGGGGCCTGAGGCGATTGGCATCCCGCAACTGGTGGCGCGGATTGCAGAGCAGGGCACCTTTACCGAGGTGATCCTGGCCACCAACCCGACGGTGGAAGGCGAAGCGACGGCGCATTACATTGCGCAGCTGCTGACCAACAAAGGCTTGATCACCTCGCGTATCGCCCATGGCGTGCCGTTGGGGGGCGAGTTGGAGCTGGTGGACGGCGGCACGTTGGCGCATTCCTTTGCCGGTCGTAAACCAATCGCGCTCTAA
- a CDS encoding NADP-dependent oxidoreductase produces the protein MPQQPTLNQRIVLVSRPQGAPTPENFRLERVNLPELADGQVLLKTLYLSLDPYMRGRMSDAPSYAAPVEIDEVMTGGAVSRIEQSRNPKFEVGDLVVGATGWQSHSISDGHNLIPVPKGLASPSMALGVLGMPGMTAYMGLMDIGQPKAGETLVVAAASGAVGSVVGQVAKLKGLRVVGIAGGADKCRYVVDELGFDACIDHKSADFADELAQACFKGVDIYFENVGGKVFDAVLPLLNPKARIPLCGLIAGYNAHQPPSGPDRLPALQRTLLTKRVRIQGFIVFDDYGDRQPEFISAMVPWVREGKVKFREDVVDGLEQAPEAFIGLLEGRNFGKLVVRVAQD, from the coding sequence ATGCCGCAACAACCGACTTTGAACCAGCGCATTGTCCTGGTCTCACGCCCACAGGGCGCACCCACCCCGGAAAACTTCCGTCTGGAGCGTGTGAATCTTCCGGAGTTGGCAGACGGCCAAGTTCTGCTGAAGACCCTGTACCTGTCCCTCGACCCCTACATGCGCGGACGCATGAGTGACGCACCGTCCTACGCAGCACCAGTGGAAATCGATGAAGTGATGACCGGTGGTGCTGTCAGCCGTATCGAGCAGTCGCGCAATCCGAAATTCGAAGTGGGGGATCTGGTGGTGGGCGCCACCGGCTGGCAAAGCCACAGCATTTCCGACGGACACAACCTGATCCCGGTGCCCAAGGGCCTCGCCAGCCCCTCCATGGCCTTGGGTGTGCTCGGCATGCCGGGCATGACCGCCTACATGGGCCTGATGGACATCGGCCAGCCCAAGGCCGGCGAAACCCTGGTGGTGGCTGCCGCGTCCGGTGCGGTGGGCTCGGTGGTGGGGCAGGTGGCCAAGCTCAAGGGCTTGCGCGTGGTGGGTATCGCCGGCGGTGCGGACAAGTGTCGCTACGTGGTGGACGAGTTGGGCTTTGACGCCTGTATCGATCACAAGAGTGCAGACTTCGCCGATGAACTGGCCCAGGCCTGTTTCAAGGGCGTGGACATCTATTTCGAAAACGTCGGCGGCAAGGTGTTCGACGCGGTGCTGCCGTTGCTCAATCCCAAGGCGCGCATCCCGTTGTGCGGGTTGATCGCCGGCTACAACGCCCATCAGCCGCCGAGCGGCCCCGACCGGTTGCCGGCACTGCAACGCACGTTGCTGACCAAGCGTGTGCGCATCCAGGGTTTTATCGTGTTCGACGACTACGGCGACCGCCAACCCGAGTTCATCAGCGCCATGGTGCCGTGGGTGCGCGAGGGCAAGGTGAAATTCCGCGAAGACGTGGTGGACGGCCTGGAGCAGGCGCCCGAAGCCTTTATCGGTTTGCTCGAAGGGCGCAACTTCGGCAAGTTGGTGGTGCGCGTCGCGCAGGATTGA
- a CDS encoding YbaB/EbfC family nucleoid-associated protein: protein MMKGGMAGLMKQAQQMQEKMAKMQEELANAEVTGKAGGDMVSVVMTGRHDIKRVSIDPSVLPGVGEDDLEMLEALFAAAVNDAVRKIEANSQEKMGGVTAGMQLPPGMKLPF, encoded by the coding sequence ATGATGAAAGGTGGCATGGCCGGCCTGATGAAGCAGGCGCAGCAGATGCAGGAAAAAATGGCCAAGATGCAGGAAGAACTGGCCAACGCCGAAGTCACCGGTAAAGCCGGTGGCGATATGGTCAGCGTGGTGATGACCGGTCGTCACGACATCAAGCGCGTCAGCATCGACCCAAGCGTATTGCCAGGTGTTGGCGAAGACGACCTGGAAATGCTCGAAGCGCTGTTCGCCGCGGCCGTCAACGACGCCGTGCGCAAGATCGAAGCCAACAGCCAGGAAAAAATGGGCGGTGTGACCGCTGGCATGCAACTGCCGCCGGGCATGAAGCTGCCGTTCTGA
- the dnaX gene encoding DNA polymerase III subunit gamma/tau, whose product MSYQVLARKWRPRSFREMVGQTHVLKALINALDSQRLHHAYLFTGTRGVGKTTIARIIAKCLNCETGITSTPCGTCSVCREIDEGRFVDLIEIDAASRTKVEDTRELLDNVQYAPSRGRFKVYLIDEVHMLSSHSFNALLKTLEEPPPYVKFILATTDPQKLPATILSRCLQFSLKNMTPERVVEHLTHVLGVENVPFEDDALWLLGRAADGSMRDAMSLTDQAIAFGEGKVMAADVRAMLGTLDHGQVFDVLHALIEGDAKALLEAVRHLSEQGPDWNGVLSEILNVLHRVAIAQALPEGVDNGHGDRDRVLALAQALPAEDVQFYYQMGLIGRRDLPLAPDPRGGFEMVLLRMLAFRPADATDAPRQPLKPVGISQATVDSAKPVAGAAVVAPVVAAPAPAPEPVVVAPEPVVEPEPAPVVDLPWNDPVEAEAEPEAEQQPAVEPVLETTGEQPELTPMPTPTPDSAVPDAPEWVSAPVPEPTVAQVEAAVPGIDDDEPPLDEDYIEPDMDSAYSYLDDLASEHTAEPAPEPEAEPAAAPATGLALQWLELFPKLPISGMTGSIAANCTLISIEGDHWLLHLDPAHSALFNATQQRRLNDALNQYHERTLTIAIELIKPEQETPAQAATRRRINRQREAEDSIHADPLIQQMMQQFGAVVRHDTIEPVEAPVPQAS is encoded by the coding sequence ATGAGTTATCAGGTTCTTGCACGTAAATGGCGTCCGCGCTCGTTCCGCGAAATGGTCGGCCAGACCCATGTGCTCAAGGCTCTGATCAATGCCTTGGACAGCCAGCGGCTGCACCACGCCTACCTGTTCACCGGCACACGCGGGGTGGGCAAGACCACCATCGCGCGCATCATTGCCAAATGCCTGAATTGTGAAACCGGTATCACTTCGACGCCCTGCGGCACCTGCTCGGTGTGCCGGGAAATCGACGAAGGGCGCTTTGTCGACCTGATCGAGATCGACGCCGCGAGCCGCACCAAGGTCGAAGACACCCGCGAGCTGTTGGACAACGTGCAGTACGCGCCGAGCCGCGGGCGCTTCAAGGTCTACCTGATCGACGAAGTGCACATGCTGTCCAGCCATTCCTTCAACGCCTTGTTGAAAACCCTGGAAGAGCCGCCGCCCTACGTCAAGTTCATCCTGGCCACCACCGACCCGCAGAAACTTCCTGCAACGATTCTGTCGCGGTGCCTGCAGTTCTCCCTGAAAAACATGACCCCCGAGCGCGTGGTCGAGCATTTGACCCACGTGCTGGGCGTCGAGAACGTGCCGTTCGAAGACGACGCGCTGTGGCTGCTCGGCCGCGCCGCCGATGGTTCGATGCGTGACGCCATGAGCCTCACCGACCAGGCCATCGCCTTTGGTGAAGGCAAGGTCATGGCCGCCGACGTGCGCGCCATGCTCGGCACCCTCGACCATGGCCAGGTGTTCGACGTGCTGCACGCGTTGATCGAAGGCGACGCCAAGGCGTTGCTCGAAGCCGTGCGCCACCTGTCGGAGCAAGGCCCGGACTGGAACGGCGTGCTCTCGGAAATCCTCAATGTGCTGCACCGCGTCGCCATCGCCCAGGCCCTACCCGAGGGTGTGGATAACGGCCATGGCGACCGCGACCGCGTACTGGCCCTGGCCCAGGCGCTGCCGGCCGAAGATGTGCAGTTCTACTACCAGATGGGCCTGATTGGTCGTCGCGACCTGCCCCTGGCGCCGGACCCGCGCGGTGGCTTCGAAATGGTCCTGCTGCGGATGCTGGCGTTCCGGCCCGCCGACGCGACAGACGCGCCGAGACAGCCGCTAAAGCCAGTGGGGATCAGCCAGGCCACAGTTGATTCCGCCAAACCAGTGGCTGGCGCGGCGGTTGTCGCGCCAGTGGTTGCTGCACCGGCGCCGGCTCCCGAGCCGGTGGTGGTTGCGCCGGAACCGGTTGTCGAACCCGAACCCGCGCCGGTCGTCGACCTGCCGTGGAACGATCCGGTAGAAGCCGAGGCCGAACCCGAAGCCGAGCAACAGCCCGCCGTGGAGCCCGTGCTGGAAACCACTGGCGAACAGCCCGAGCTGACGCCGATGCCCACGCCGACCCCGGACAGCGCGGTGCCCGACGCCCCTGAGTGGGTGTCTGCGCCTGTGCCCGAGCCGACCGTCGCCCAGGTTGAGGCGGCTGTGCCGGGTATCGACGACGACGAGCCGCCGCTGGACGAAGACTACATCGAGCCGGACATGGATTCGGCCTACAGCTACCTGGACGACCTGGCCAGCGAGCACACCGCCGAGCCGGCCCCCGAGCCCGAGGCAGAACCCGCCGCGGCGCCGGCCACCGGCCTGGCCCTGCAATGGCTGGAGCTGTTCCCGAAACTGCCGATCTCCGGCATGACCGGCAGCATCGCCGCCAACTGCACACTGATTTCCATTGAGGGCGACCACTGGCTGCTGCACCTGGACCCGGCCCACAGCGCCCTGTTCAACGCCACCCAGCAGCGTCGCCTGAATGACGCACTGAACCAGTACCATGAGCGCACGCTGACCATCGCCATCGAGTTGATCAAGCCGGAGCAGGAAACCCCGGCCCAGGCCGCGACCCGCCGGCGCATCAACCGCCAGCGCGAAGCCGAAGACTCGATCCACGCTGATCCGCTCATCCAGCAAATGATGCAACAGTTCGGTGCGGTCGTCCGTCACGATACTATTGAACCTGTCGAAGCCCCGGTGCCCCAGGCGTCCTGA
- a CDS encoding ABC transporter substrate-binding protein, giving the protein MRVVLGALWMIATASLAAPAPLRFSVSDSWAMPMVQVEDGRPTQGILYDLMSSLATQVGHPAHFHVLARARIAAAMEHGEIDVRCYVAQAWVDDMSGDYTWSVPLFVQRNLLVSTHVPAQAVELSKLAPQLIGTVLNYRYSTLDPLFASGQLTRDDARSEEQVLHKLVAGRFKYAVANEWILDRFNQRLAPGRRLHKVAVLEEQSLGCTVRNDPNVPVQRILRTLLRMKMSGEIDDIIQLYTGDRATSAPPD; this is encoded by the coding sequence ATGCGCGTAGTCCTGGGCGCTTTATGGATGATTGCCACGGCTAGCCTGGCGGCGCCTGCACCGCTGCGTTTCTCGGTTTCCGACAGTTGGGCGATGCCCATGGTGCAAGTGGAGGACGGCCGGCCGACCCAGGGTATTTTGTATGACTTGATGTCCAGCCTCGCCACCCAGGTCGGGCACCCGGCGCACTTCCACGTGCTGGCCCGGGCGCGCATCGCCGCCGCCATGGAGCACGGCGAGATTGATGTGCGCTGTTATGTCGCCCAGGCGTGGGTCGATGACATGTCCGGCGACTACACCTGGAGCGTGCCGCTGTTTGTGCAGCGCAACCTGCTGGTCAGCACCCATGTGCCCGCGCAGGCCGTGGAGTTGAGCAAGCTGGCGCCGCAGTTGATCGGCACGGTGCTCAACTACCGCTACAGCACCCTCGACCCCTTGTTCGCCAGCGGCCAGCTCACCCGTGACGACGCCCGCAGTGAAGAGCAGGTGCTGCACAAACTGGTGGCCGGTCGCTTCAAGTACGCAGTCGCCAATGAATGGATACTCGACCGCTTCAACCAACGCCTGGCGCCCGGCCGGCGCTTGCACAAAGTCGCGGTGCTCGAAGAACAAAGCCTGGGCTGCACCGTGCGCAACGACCCGAATGTGCCGGTGCAACGCATCCTGCGCACCTTGTTGCGGATGAAAATGTCCGGCGAGATCGACGACATCATCCAGTTGTACACCGGGGATCGCGCAACCAGCGCCCCTCCAGACTGA
- a CDS encoding DMT family transporter: MKSPSPVKLTLVVASVILCWAYSPIGVHMGLHSYSPGQLALLRFVIASLFMGGVALVLGIGRPRLRDLPWLLVLGFFGVFLHHTSLNYGQQFVTAAASSVLAQSAPLFSVLIAFFALKERVSGWRWGCVLLGLLGVLVVIWGDQGVAGIDPRGLSILLAALSWSVYFAIQKHYSHRYSPLTLACYMVWAGTLMLCVNLPGLPAAVAQAPLAENLAVLVLGIFPSALAYLAWAYVLKHVEVSRASVAMYLIPPVAMLMAATLLGEQIAAQVVLGGVIVLASVAAISLEGRWLRDPRCTTG, encoded by the coding sequence ATGAAATCCCCGTCACCCGTGAAGCTTACGCTAGTGGTTGCCAGCGTCATCCTCTGTTGGGCCTATTCGCCGATTGGCGTGCACATGGGGCTGCACAGCTACAGTCCCGGGCAATTGGCGTTGCTGCGGTTTGTGATTGCGTCGCTGTTCATGGGCGGCGTGGCGCTGGTGCTGGGCATTGGCCGGCCGCGCCTGCGGGATCTGCCATGGTTACTGGTGCTGGGTTTTTTCGGCGTGTTCCTGCACCACACCAGCCTCAACTATGGGCAGCAATTCGTCACGGCGGCGGCGTCCAGCGTATTGGCGCAATCGGCGCCACTGTTTAGTGTGTTGATCGCATTTTTCGCCTTGAAGGAGCGGGTCAGCGGCTGGCGCTGGGGGTGTGTGTTGCTCGGCTTGCTGGGCGTGCTGGTGGTGATCTGGGGCGATCAGGGCGTGGCAGGCATCGACCCGCGTGGCCTGTCGATCCTGCTGGCGGCGCTGTCGTGGAGTGTGTATTTCGCCATCCAGAAACATTATTCCCATCGCTACAGCCCGCTGACGCTGGCGTGTTACATGGTGTGGGCGGGCACCTTGATGCTGTGCGTCAACCTGCCAGGCCTGCCCGCCGCCGTGGCGCAGGCGCCGTTGGCGGAGAACCTGGCGGTGCTGGTGCTGGGGATTTTCCCCAGTGCCTTGGCGTACCTGGCCTGGGCCTATGTGTTGAAGCATGTCGAGGTCAGCCGCGCGTCGGTGGCGATGTACCTGATCCCGCCAGTGGCCATGCTGATGGCCGCGACGCTGCTCGGCGAGCAGATTGCCGCGCAAGTGGTGCTGGGCGGGGTGATCGTGCTGGCCAGTGTGGCGGCGATCAGTCTGGAGGGGCGCTGGTTGCGCGATCCCCGGTGTACAACTGGATGA
- a CDS encoding LysR family transcriptional regulator: MELAQLKMVRAVAQTGSVAQAAVQLHCVPSNITTRIKQLENELGTPLFIRAGRGLAISAAGEIFLEYCERILALVDESKRAVDASAIPRGTLRIGAVESSASGRLPPLLAEYHRRYPDVSLELVTGAWSQLLDDLQHHRLDVALVASGGKRAKLEHSVVYSERLVLIASASSAPIHSAADLAGRTLLVWPPGCPYRAALENWVKPQAFKPSIASYASWGTIIGCVSAGIGVALAPEGILARYEQANQLASYRFEELQAVDNLLFWHADTQRHLARDAFAGLLRETFG; this comes from the coding sequence ATGGAACTGGCCCAACTGAAGATGGTGCGAGCCGTGGCGCAAACCGGCAGCGTGGCCCAGGCCGCCGTGCAATTGCACTGCGTGCCGTCCAACATCACCACGCGCATCAAGCAACTGGAAAACGAGTTGGGCACACCGCTGTTTATCCGAGCCGGACGCGGGCTGGCGATCAGTGCCGCTGGCGAGATCTTCCTGGAGTACTGCGAGCGCATCCTCGCGTTGGTGGACGAATCCAAACGCGCCGTGGACGCCAGCGCCATCCCCCGTGGCACCTTGCGCATCGGCGCGGTGGAATCCAGCGCCAGCGGGCGTTTGCCGCCGCTGCTGGCGGAGTATCACCGGCGTTACCCGGACGTCAGCCTGGAGTTGGTGACCGGCGCCTGGAGCCAACTGCTCGACGACCTGCAACACCACCGCCTGGACGTGGCACTGGTGGCCAGCGGCGGCAAGCGCGCCAAGCTCGAACACAGCGTGGTCTACAGCGAACGCCTGGTGCTGATCGCCAGCGCGTCCAGCGCGCCGATCCACAGCGCCGCAGACCTGGCCGGACGCACGCTGCTGGTATGGCCGCCGGGCTGCCCCTATCGCGCGGCGCTGGAGAACTGGGTCAAGCCTCAAGCGTTCAAGCCGAGCATCGCCAGTTATGCCAGCTGGGGCACGATCATCGGTTGCGTCAGCGCGGGGATTGGCGTGGCGTTGGCGCCGGAGGGCATTCTGGCGCGGTATGAGCAGGCCAATCAGCTGGCGTCGTATCGGTTTGAGGAGTTGCAGGCGGTGGACAACCTGCTGTTCTGGCACGCGGACACCCAGCGGCATCTGGCGAGGGATGCGTTCGCTGGGCTGCTGCGCGAAACCTTTGGCTGA